In one window of Meiothermus sp. DNA:
- a CDS encoding N-acetylmuramoyl-L-alanine amidase, giving the protein MRLLAFLIVILAPVLAFPRLGLHEGYTRLVFDLEANAQHQVTQTPDTLTLRFSGISVGAADEDVSSPQVASYQVVPGPGGATVFVRLRPNVEVKTSVLNDGNRRRLVVDVVEVARPTPNSPQASSRPEPPKPRTQPKIVVIDPGHGGIDPGAVGFVVEKEVTLDLALRLRQLLQKEGVEVVLTRSSDTHLSPDKATDLGLRADMAHSKRNLFISIHVNSAPNVAQGIETYYFGHTLEPSLLAQVIRENGGGELGRRLTREAQSVGERLVRDLIAQSNLKFSRQLAHLVQGGMLQATGAVDRGVRQAPFYVIRNARIPAILVEVGFANHPEEGRRLQTSAYRQALATAMARAILRFLNNGE; this is encoded by the coding sequence ATGCGCTTATTGGCCTTCCTGATCGTAATTCTGGCCCCCGTTTTGGCCTTTCCCCGGCTGGGCCTGCACGAAGGCTACACCCGCTTAGTCTTCGACCTCGAGGCCAACGCGCAGCACCAGGTTACACAAACACCCGACACCCTGACCCTGCGCTTTAGCGGTATTAGCGTGGGGGCTGCCGATGAAGACGTTAGTTCGCCCCAGGTGGCATCCTATCAGGTGGTGCCTGGGCCGGGCGGTGCGACGGTGTTTGTACGCCTGCGCCCAAACGTAGAGGTTAAGACCTCTGTGCTGAATGATGGAAATCGGCGACGACTGGTGGTGGACGTGGTGGAGGTGGCGCGGCCCACCCCAAATTCACCCCAAGCCTCGAGCCGCCCAGAACCCCCCAAGCCCCGCACCCAGCCCAAGATTGTGGTGATTGACCCCGGACACGGCGGCATAGACCCCGGCGCGGTGGGTTTTGTCGTAGAAAAGGAGGTCACCCTAGACCTGGCCCTGCGCTTGCGGCAACTGCTGCAAAAAGAGGGCGTCGAGGTGGTGCTTACCCGCAGCAGCGATACCCACCTCTCCCCCGACAAGGCCACCGACTTAGGCCTGCGGGCCGATATGGCCCACTCCAAGCGCAACCTGTTCATCTCCATTCATGTCAATAGCGCCCCCAACGTGGCCCAGGGCATCGAGACCTACTACTTTGGTCATACCCTGGAGCCCAGCTTGCTGGCCCAGGTGATCCGCGAAAACGGTGGCGGTGAGCTGGGCCGCCGCCTGACCCGCGAGGCCCAGAGTGTGGGCGAGCGCCTGGTACGCGATCTGATTGCCCAGTCAAACCTTAAATTCTCGCGCCAACTGGCCCATCTGGTGCAGGGGGGCATGCTCCAGGCCACCGGCGCGGTAGACCGGGGGGTGCGCCAGGCGCCGTTCTATGTCATCCGCAATGCGCGCATTCCGGCCATTCTGGTAGAGGTGGGCTTTGCCAACCACCCCGAGGAAGGCCGTCGGCTCCAGACCAGCGCGTACCGACAGGCCCTGGCGACGGCCATGGCCCGGGCTATCCTGCGCTTTCTAAATAACGGGGAGTAG
- a CDS encoding HAD family phosphatase, whose amino-acid sequence MQALIFDFDGTILDTESTEFQAWQEVYQQHGAELSLDYWLPFIGNNSIPFDPAGHLEKLLGTTLDKKGIEGWVKQRKQALNQTLEPLPGVLDYLEAAQAMGLKLAVASSSRRAWVEGHLERLGLLGYFQVIRTKEDVALTKPDPALFLRAAEGLGVLPQETLVLEDSLNGVRAAKSAGAFTVAVPNAITRHLNLGQADLLLSSLSDLALWDLLRIARGKQPRSTPRYLESAG is encoded by the coding sequence ATGCAAGCCCTTATCTTCGACTTCGACGGCACCATACTCGACACCGAGAGCACCGAGTTCCAGGCCTGGCAGGAGGTCTACCAGCAACACGGGGCCGAGCTTTCCCTGGACTACTGGCTCCCCTTTATTGGCAACAACTCGATTCCCTTCGACCCTGCGGGCCACCTGGAGAAGCTGCTGGGAACAACACTGGACAAGAAAGGCATCGAAGGCTGGGTTAAGCAGCGCAAACAAGCCCTCAATCAGACGCTAGAACCCCTGCCGGGGGTGCTGGACTACCTCGAGGCCGCCCAGGCCATGGGCCTGAAGCTGGCGGTAGCCAGCAGCTCGAGGCGGGCCTGGGTGGAAGGACACCTCGAGCGGCTGGGGTTGCTGGGTTATTTTCAGGTGATTCGAACCAAAGAAGATGTGGCCCTGACCAAGCCCGACCCGGCCCTATTTTTACGGGCTGCCGAAGGGCTCGGGGTGCTGCCTCAAGAGACCCTGGTGCTCGAGGACTCCCTGAACGGGGTGCGGGCGGCCAAGTCAGCCGGAGCCTTTACGGTGGCGGTTCCCAACGCCATCACCCGGCACCTGAACCTGGGCCAGGCCGACCTGCTGCTTTCCAGCCTGAGCGACCTGGCGCTGTGGGATTTGCTGCGCATCGCGCGGGGCAAGCAACCCAGGTCTACTCCCCGTTATTTAGAAAGCGCAGGATAG
- a CDS encoding phosphate/phosphite/phosphonate ABC transporter substrate-binding protein, which produces MKRSLLFLLAILAFGLSVGFAQNPVKVRIGFNPTQNSDQLRPAAQAIADYLERRFQGAIEVEIFIPTEYRGLIEAMRGGNLDFAFFPPDGYVIANQDVGAQVLLKSVRGTSPFYWSAIVVRKDSGIKNLQGLDGKSIAWVDKNSAAGYVFPRAAVVGAGLDPDKLFAKQTFAGRHDACVLAVLNKSVDACATFANDTRNKSGAWTQFLKPEEAAQLTAIFYSKPIPGDTFSVSKQFYSKNPTLSRGIAAALQGIRTPENKLLFNLYRIDYMIPAQDSDYDVVRQARKVAGQ; this is translated from the coding sequence ATGAAACGCAGCTTGCTTTTCCTTCTGGCCATACTGGCCTTTGGCTTGTCGGTTGGTTTTGCGCAGAACCCGGTTAAGGTGCGCATCGGCTTCAACCCTACCCAGAACTCCGACCAGCTCCGCCCGGCGGCCCAGGCCATCGCGGACTACCTCGAGCGCCGTTTCCAGGGGGCCATCGAGGTCGAAATCTTCATCCCCACCGAGTACCGGGGCCTCATCGAGGCCATGCGCGGTGGTAACCTCGACTTTGCTTTCTTTCCCCCCGACGGCTACGTGATTGCCAACCAGGATGTGGGGGCCCAGGTGCTTCTTAAGAGCGTGCGCGGCACCAGCCCCTTCTACTGGAGCGCCATCGTGGTTCGCAAGGACTCCGGTATCAAAAACCTTCAGGGGCTCGATGGCAAAAGCATCGCCTGGGTAGATAAGAACTCGGCGGCGGGCTATGTCTTCCCGCGTGCGGCGGTGGTGGGGGCTGGCCTAGATCCGGATAAGCTCTTTGCCAAGCAGACCTTTGCGGGCCGCCACGATGCTTGCGTGCTGGCTGTGCTAAACAAATCGGTAGATGCCTGCGCCACCTTTGCCAACGATACGCGCAACAAGAGCGGGGCCTGGACGCAGTTCCTCAAGCCCGAGGAGGCCGCCCAACTAACCGCTATCTTCTACTCCAAGCCCATCCCTGGCGATACCTTCTCGGTCTCCAAGCAGTTTTACAGCAAGAACCCCACCCTTTCGCGCGGTATTGCAGCAGCTTTGCAGGGCATCCGTACACCCGAGAATAAGCTACTGTTCAACCTCTACCGCATCGATTACATGATTCCTGCCCAGGACTCCGACTACGACGTGGTACGTCAAGCCCGTAAAGTGGCCGGTCAGTAG
- the phnC gene encoding phosphonate ABC transporter ATP-binding protein: MIEVRNLNQTFYTAKGPLKVLMDINLEIPRGDFVAVIGRSGAGKSTFLRTLNGLLIPTTGSVVVNGTDITKLPKRELQKYRRTVGFIFQQFNLVNRLSTLDNVLHGRLGYLPTWRGLLGLYGETDYRIARQQLERVDLAAKENARVDSLSGGQQQRVAIARAMAQQPTLMLADEPAANLDPVLSEEVMRTLRRFNEQDGVTVVINIHALDLALKYAKRIVAFKRGRVVYDGSPAQLSEEAVDDLYERKEMLA, translated from the coding sequence ATGATTGAAGTTCGCAACCTCAACCAAACCTTCTACACGGCCAAAGGGCCCCTGAAGGTGCTCATGGATATCAACCTGGAGATTCCCCGAGGCGACTTCGTGGCCGTTATTGGGCGCTCGGGGGCAGGCAAGAGCACCTTCTTGCGCACCCTGAATGGGCTGCTGATTCCCACCACCGGCTCGGTGGTGGTGAACGGCACCGACATTACCAAGCTGCCTAAGCGTGAGCTGCAAAAGTACCGCCGCACGGTGGGCTTTATCTTTCAGCAGTTCAACTTAGTCAACCGCCTGAGCACCCTGGACAACGTGTTGCATGGCCGCCTGGGCTACCTCCCGACCTGGCGCGGCTTGCTGGGCCTGTATGGCGAGACCGATTACCGCATCGCCCGGCAACAGTTGGAGCGCGTGGATCTGGCGGCCAAGGAAAACGCTCGAGTCGACTCGCTCTCGGGGGGGCAGCAACAGCGGGTGGCCATTGCCCGGGCCATGGCCCAGCAACCTACCCTGATGCTGGCCGACGAACCCGCCGCCAACCTCGATCCGGTGCTCTCGGAGGAAGTGATGCGCACCCTCAGGCGCTTCAACGAGCAGGACGGTGTGACGGTGGTGATTAACATCCATGCCCTCGACCTGGCCCTCAAGTACGCCAAGCGCATCGTGGCTTTCAAGCGGGGACGGGTGGTCTATGATGGCTCGCCTGCACAGCTTTCCGAAGAAGCGGTGGACGACCTCTACGAACGCAAGGAGATGCTGGCATGA
- the phnE gene encoding phosphonate ABC transporter, permease protein PhnE yields the protein MTELLLYAFFGMLLAALAGLAKGSMRRWVIGAGLALLVVFAAFPFSRARGFLSRDTIDPTLLALVPLFPLLLMIPLGVLLALVLARRGGQAAGLGGVLGGAAALVAAAGWYVQPVQIAKLYPVEGLIELLLALGVAGSVALLSYSRPNQRVPILIGAMVAGVLAFWWFHAPQGGGAYLPKSLGYYKLLLPTPPDTQQQIADAYNRALPELNAIRKELGQDELKPIRGLADLQGAIPQQASSEGYRLVQPATTQYGAFAVFFLAGLMLGAGLMQLRNASLQEPDDFRAGILIALVASFLIPAFDATEFDLNKLVVGWPFLQQFADKAWPPLLADPGTERYPLQEVLSQIAVTVQMALVGTFLAAVFAMPLSFLAARNVTSGTPLMRSVFYVTRLFLNVLRGVPTLIIALILVAAVGLGPFAGVMAIAIHSLTELGKLYSEAIENADKGPVEALESTGASGVNVVRWAILPQVLPLFVSYTVYNFEINFRSSLVLGLVGAGGIGYFINEKMASGQYDQMIVGVIAIVIVVNIIDFASSWLRSRLV from the coding sequence ATGACCGAGTTGCTCCTCTACGCCTTTTTTGGGATGCTGCTGGCGGCGCTGGCCGGCCTGGCCAAGGGTTCCATGCGGCGCTGGGTAATTGGTGCCGGGCTGGCTTTGCTGGTGGTCTTTGCAGCCTTCCCCTTTAGCCGGGCCCGGGGCTTTTTGAGCCGCGATACCATAGACCCTACCCTGCTGGCCCTGGTTCCCCTTTTTCCGCTGTTGCTCATGATTCCCCTGGGGGTGCTGCTGGCGCTGGTGCTGGCCCGCCGAGGTGGGCAGGCGGCGGGGCTGGGCGGGGTATTGGGCGGTGCAGCGGCCCTTGTTGCTGCCGCTGGGTGGTATGTCCAGCCTGTGCAGATCGCTAAACTCTATCCGGTCGAGGGCCTGATTGAACTGCTTTTGGCCCTGGGGGTGGCGGGCTCGGTGGCCCTGCTGTCCTATAGCCGCCCAAACCAGCGGGTTCCCATCCTGATAGGGGCGATGGTGGCTGGGGTGCTGGCCTTCTGGTGGTTTCATGCGCCCCAGGGGGGTGGAGCCTACCTCCCCAAGAGCCTGGGCTATTACAAACTGCTCCTTCCCACGCCCCCAGACACCCAGCAACAGATTGCCGATGCCTACAACCGGGCGCTGCCCGAACTCAACGCCATCCGCAAGGAACTGGGCCAGGACGAGCTAAAACCCATTCGGGGCCTGGCCGACCTGCAAGGGGCCATTCCTCAGCAGGCCTCGAGCGAAGGCTACCGCCTGGTGCAGCCGGCCACCACCCAGTACGGGGCTTTTGCGGTCTTCTTCCTGGCAGGGCTAATGTTGGGAGCGGGGCTGATGCAACTGCGCAACGCCAGCCTGCAAGAACCCGACGACTTCCGCGCTGGCATCCTGATTGCCCTGGTAGCGAGCTTTCTGATTCCGGCCTTTGACGCCACCGAGTTCGACCTGAACAAGCTGGTGGTGGGCTGGCCTTTCTTGCAGCAGTTTGCCGACAAAGCCTGGCCGCCTCTGCTGGCCGACCCTGGTACGGAGCGCTATCCCTTGCAAGAGGTCTTGAGCCAGATTGCAGTCACGGTGCAGATGGCCCTGGTGGGCACCTTTTTGGCCGCGGTCTTTGCCATGCCCCTCTCGTTCCTGGCGGCGCGCAATGTGACCTCCGGTACGCCCCTGATGCGCTCGGTGTTCTATGTAACCCGCCTTTTTTTGAACGTGCTGCGGGGGGTTCCCACTCTGATTATTGCCCTGATTCTGGTGGCGGCAGTGGGCCTGGGGCCTTTTGCCGGGGTGATGGCCATTGCCATCCACTCCCTCACCGAACTGGGCAAGCTATACTCGGAGGCCATCGAGAACGCCGACAAGGGGCCAGTGGAGGCCCTCGAGTCCACCGGCGCCTCGGGTGTGAATGTGGTACGCTGGGCCATTTTGCCCCAGGTCTTGCCGCTGTTTGTGTCCTACACGGTCTACAACTTCGAGATCAACTTCCGCTCCTCGCTGGTGCTGGGGCTGGTGGGGGCCGGCGGAATCGGCTACTTCATCAACGAGAAGATGGCCTCGGGGCAGTACGACCAGATGATCGTGGGGGTGATTGCGATTGTGATTGTGGTGAATATTATCGACTTTGCTTCTTCGTGGCTGCGTAGCCGGTTGGTCTGA